TCGCGCACCGCGTGACCGGCGTCCTGATCTTCTTCTTCCTCTTCGCGCACGTCCTCGACACCGCGCTCGTCCGCGTGTCGCCCGAGGCCTACAACGACGTGATCGGGACCTACAAGAACCCGGTCGTCGGGCTGGGTGAGGTCGGCCTGGTCGCGGCGATCATCTTCCATGCGTTCAACGGCGTGCGGGTCATGCTCGTCGACTTCTGGTCGAAGGGCCCGCGCTACCAGCGGCAGATGCTGTGGGGAGTCATCGCCCTGTGGGTGCTGCTCTTCGTGCCGTTCGCCATCCGCCACCTGATGAACGTCTTCAGCTGAGGGGCACGCCATGACCGCCAACACCCAGGGGACGCCGCAGATCGCGGCACCGCGCGCCACCTTCCGCCGCAGCCGCTCCACCCGCAGCAACTACGAGCTGTGGTCGTGGACCTTCATGCGCCTGTCGGGCGTCGTGCTCATCGCGCTCGTCTTCGGCCACCTGTTCGTCAACCTCATGCTCGGCCAGGGCATCAAGGCGATCGACTTCGCGTTCGTCGGCGGCAAGTGGGCGAGCCCCTTCTGGCAGACCTGGGACCTGCTGATGCTCTGGCTGGCCGAGGTGCACGGCGTCAACGGCGTGCGCACGATCATCAACGACTACGCCGAGAAGGACAGCACCCGCCTGGTGCTCAAGGCCCTGCTGATGCTGAGCGCGCTCATCGTGCTCGTCCTCGGCACCCTCGTCATCTTCACCTTCGACCCGTGCCCCACCGGCGAGCCCAGCAACCTGCTGCCGTCGTTCTGCACCAAGTGACTGCGAGGTAGGGACCATGCAGACGCACACGTACGACGTCGTCATCGTCGGGGCCGGCGGTGCCGGCATGCGCGCCGCCCTGGAGTCGAGCCAGCGCGCGCGCACGGCGGTGCTCACCAAGCTCTACCCCACGCGGTCGCACACCGGCGCGGCGCAGGGTGGCATGTGCGCCGCCCTCGCGAACGTCGAGGAGGACAACTGGGAGTGGCACACCTTCGACACCGTCAAGGGCGGTGACTACCTGGTCGACCAGGACGCCGCGGAGGTGATGTGCCGCGAGGCCATCGACGCCGTCCTCGACCTGGAGAAGATGGGCCTTCCGTTCAACCGCACCCCCGAGGGCCGGATCGACCAGCGCCGCT
This is a stretch of genomic DNA from Angustibacter sp. Root456. It encodes these proteins:
- the sdhC gene encoding succinate dehydrogenase, cytochrome b556 subunit, with translation MPKAPAGTLYRGREGMWSWVAHRVTGVLIFFFLFAHVLDTALVRVSPEAYNDVIGTYKNPVVGLGEVGLVAAIIFHAFNGVRVMLVDFWSKGPRYQRQMLWGVIALWVLLFVPFAIRHLMNVFS
- a CDS encoding succinate dehydrogenase hydrophobic membrane anchor subunit; the protein is MTANTQGTPQIAAPRATFRRSRSTRSNYELWSWTFMRLSGVVLIALVFGHLFVNLMLGQGIKAIDFAFVGGKWASPFWQTWDLLMLWLAEVHGVNGVRTIINDYAEKDSTRLVLKALLMLSALIVLVLGTLVIFTFDPCPTGEPSNLLPSFCTK